Proteins from a single region of Fusobacterium gonidiaformans ATCC 25563:
- the purC gene encoding phosphoribosylaminoimidazolesuccinocarboxamide synthase, translating into MERREFLYEGKAKQLYATDDKDLVIVHYKDDATAGNGAKKGSIHNKGIMNNEITTLIFNMLEEHGIKTHFVKKLNERDQLCQKVQIFPLEVIVRNLIAGSMAKRVGIAEGTKPSNTIFEICYKNDEYGDPLINDHHAVALKLATYEELKEIYSITAKINDLLREKFDKIGITLVDFKIEFGKNAKGEILLADEITPDTCRLWDKVTGEKLDKDRFRRDLGNIEEAYIEVVKRLTEAKA; encoded by the coding sequence ATGGAAAGAAGAGAATTTTTATATGAAGGGAAAGCAAAACAATTATATGCAACTGACGATAAGGATTTAGTCATCGTTCACTATAAAGATGATGCAACTGCTGGAAATGGAGCAAAAAAAGGAAGTATTCATAATAAGGGAATTATGAATAATGAAATTACAACTTTGATTTTTAATATGTTAGAAGAGCATGGAATCAAAACACACTTTGTAAAAAAATTAAATGAAAGAGATCAATTATGTCAAAAAGTACAAATTTTCCCATTGGAAGTCATTGTAAGAAATTTGATTGCCGGATCTATGGCAAAAAGAGTAGGAATTGCAGAAGGAACAAAACCAAGTAATACTATCTTTGAAATTTGCTATAAAAATGATGAATATGGAGATCCTTTGATTAACGATCATCATGCGGTTGCTTTAAAGTTAGCAACCTATGAAGAATTAAAGGAAATCTATTCCATTACTGCAAAGATTAACGATTTATTGAGAGAAAAATTTGATAAGATTGGAATTACTTTAGTAGATTTTAAAATTGAATTTGGAAAAAATGCAAAGGGAGAAATTTTGTTAGCAGATGAAATTACTCCGGATACTTGTAGATTATGGGATAAGGTAACAGGAGAAAAATTAGACAAAGACAGATTTAGAAGAGATTTAGGAAATATTGAAGAAGCCTACATTGAAGTCGTAAAAAGATTGACAGAAGCAAAAGCATAA
- the purE gene encoding 5-(carboxyamino)imidazole ribonucleotide mutase, giving the protein MKVAIIFGSKSDIDVMKGAANCLKEFGIDYEAHVLSAHRVPELLEETLENLEKTGCKVIIAGAGLAAHLPGVIASKTTLPVIGVPIKAALEGVDALYSIVQMPKSIPVACVGINNSYNAGMLAVQMLAIENEDLSKKLIEFRKNMKAKFAEDNKTVEL; this is encoded by the coding sequence ATGAAAGTAGCTATTATTTTTGGAAGTAAGTCGGATATTGATGTGATGAAGGGAGCTGCAAATTGTTTGAAAGAATTCGGAATTGACTATGAAGCTCATGTTTTATCAGCTCATCGTGTTCCGGAATTATTAGAGGAAACTTTAGAGAATTTAGAAAAAACGGGATGTAAAGTGATTATTGCAGGAGCTGGTTTGGCAGCACATCTACCTGGAGTCATTGCTTCAAAAACAACTTTACCTGTTATCGGTGTTCCGATTAAAGCTGCTTTGGAGGGAGTAGATGCCTTGTACTCTATTGTACAAATGCCAAAATCTATTCCTGTTGCCTGTGTAGGAATCAATAATTCCTATAATGCCGGTATGTTAGCAGTACAAATGTTAGCAATTGAAAATGAGGATTTGTCAAAAAAATTGATAGAATTTAGAAAAAATATGAAAGCAAAGTTTGCAGAAGATAATAAAACAGTAGAATTATAG
- a CDS encoding phosphoribosylformylglycinamidine synthase has translation MKNCRIFVEKKEGFNLEAKRLCKEWKEALQLSSLTKVRILNCYDVFGANDIEDAKKMIFSEVVTDMVSENFDETISHFAVEFLPGQFDQRADSAYQCMNLLSTENENVVITSGKLFLLEGSISSEDVEKAKKFYINPVEMREKDLKKLEQETLQFQSSVPMIEDFKGLKEEMGLAMSQEDLDFVETYFKEEEKRMPTETEIRVLDTYWSDHCRHTTFETELREIIFPKGSFGEELQRVFDKYLADKQVSLMEMAKLIGKKMRKEGKLDDLEVSEEINACSVYIDVDVDGEIEKWLLMFKNETHNHPTEIEPFGGASTCLGGAIRDPLSGRSYVYQAIRVTGAANPLEAFEDTLEGKLPQKKITTAAAHGYSSYGNQIGLTTGLVSEIYHEGYKAKRMEVGAVVAATPARNVRRETPIAGDIIILLGGKTGRDGCGGATGSSKEHTKDSLALCGAEVQKGNAPEERKIQRLFRKEKVSQMIKKCNDFGAGGVSVAIGELAEGLKINLDLVPTKYAGLNGTELAISESQERMAVVIAKEDEASFLEEAALENLEATKVAEVTEEKRLILTWKGQEIVNLSRAFLDTNGVRQKAKVEVETPSGKNPFQEVLFQGNTLAESWQTCMKDLNVASQKGMVEMFDSNIGAGTILMPFGGKYQMTPSDVAVQKISVEKGHTTTASAITWGYNPNISSWSPYHGASYAVVESLAKLVSVGVDYRKVRLSFQEYFQKLGKDAKNWGKPFAALLGSLEAQESFGTPAIGGKDSMSGSFQDLHVPPTLISFAVAPVSIKEVISPEFKKVGSHIYLLKHQALENSMPNYEICKKNFTWLHEQITAGKVLSCMTIKMGGIAEALTKMSFGNQIGLELQNIGEDFFKLAYGSFILESEETLEFENLEYLGKTIQKYQIHILEKETSAILAADKLEQEWLNVLAPVFPYEYKEEKKEIYTLDTYVNTEIYHSKDRIAKPRVLVMAFPGTNCEYDSAKAFRDAGADPHILVFRNLKPSYIETSIEAMIQELKQAQILMLPGGFSAGDEPDGSGKFIATVLQNPRIMAEIQNFLDRDGLILGICNGFQALIKSGLLPYGKLGTVTENSPTLTFNKMGRHVSQMVRTKIVSNKSPWLSSFHVGDEFIVPVSHGEGRFYVQEEELKSLIQKGQIVTQYVDFEGKATNEFRHTPNGSTCAIEGIVSPDGRILGKMGHSERKGEDLYKNIPGNKVQDIFSNGVKYFK, from the coding sequence ATGAAAAACTGTCGGATTTTTGTAGAAAAAAAAGAAGGTTTTAATTTAGAAGCGAAACGTCTGTGCAAGGAATGGAAAGAAGCATTACAATTAAGTTCTTTGACAAAAGTTAGAATTTTAAACTGTTATGATGTTTTTGGAGCAAATGATATAGAAGATGCTAAAAAAATGATTTTTTCTGAAGTGGTAACAGATATGGTTTCTGAAAACTTTGATGAAACAATTTCTCATTTTGCAGTTGAATTTTTACCGGGACAATTTGACCAAAGAGCTGATTCTGCATATCAATGTATGAATTTGTTATCCACAGAAAATGAAAATGTTGTGATTACGAGTGGGAAGTTATTTTTATTGGAAGGAAGTATAAGCTCTGAAGATGTAGAAAAGGCAAAAAAGTTTTATATCAATCCGGTAGAAATGAGAGAAAAGGATTTAAAAAAATTAGAACAAGAAACACTACAATTTCAAAGCTCTGTTCCTATGATTGAAGATTTCAAAGGATTGAAAGAAGAAATGGGATTGGCAATGTCTCAAGAAGATTTAGACTTTGTTGAAACATATTTTAAAGAAGAAGAAAAAAGAATGCCGACAGAAACAGAAATTAGAGTATTGGATACGTATTGGTCAGATCACTGTAGACATACAACCTTTGAAACAGAATTACGGGAAATTATTTTTCCAAAAGGAAGTTTTGGAGAAGAGCTACAAAGAGTTTTTGATAAGTATTTAGCAGATAAGCAAGTATCTTTAATGGAGATGGCAAAGCTTATTGGAAAGAAGATGAGGAAAGAAGGAAAGTTAGATGATTTAGAAGTATCTGAAGAAATCAATGCTTGTTCTGTATATATTGATGTAGATGTGGATGGAGAAATTGAAAAATGGCTATTGATGTTTAAAAACGAAACGCATAATCACCCAACAGAAATTGAGCCATTTGGAGGAGCTTCTACTTGTTTAGGAGGAGCCATTCGAGATCCTCTTTCCGGAAGGTCTTACGTATATCAAGCAATTCGGGTAACAGGAGCAGCAAATCCTTTGGAAGCCTTTGAGGATACTTTGGAAGGAAAATTACCACAAAAGAAAATTACAACGGCAGCAGCCCATGGATATTCCTCTTATGGAAACCAAATTGGATTAACAACCGGATTGGTATCTGAAATTTATCATGAAGGATATAAAGCAAAAAGGATGGAAGTCGGAGCTGTGGTTGCAGCGACTCCGGCGAGAAATGTGAGAAGAGAAACTCCGATTGCCGGAGATATTATTATTCTTTTAGGTGGGAAAACCGGAAGAGATGGTTGTGGAGGAGCAACAGGTTCTTCCAAAGAACATACAAAGGATTCTTTAGCATTATGTGGAGCGGAAGTGCAAAAAGGAAATGCTCCGGAAGAAAGAAAAATTCAACGATTATTCCGAAAAGAAAAAGTATCACAAATGATTAAAAAATGTAATGACTTTGGTGCCGGAGGAGTTTCGGTAGCGATTGGAGAATTGGCAGAGGGACTAAAAATCAATTTGGATTTAGTTCCAACAAAGTATGCCGGATTGAATGGAACAGAATTGGCAATTTCAGAATCTCAAGAAAGAATGGCAGTGGTCATAGCGAAAGAGGATGAAGCATCCTTCTTAGAAGAAGCTGCTTTGGAAAATTTAGAGGCAACTAAGGTAGCGGAAGTGACAGAAGAAAAAAGATTGATTTTAACTTGGAAAGGCCAAGAAATTGTAAACTTGTCAAGAGCTTTCTTAGACACGAATGGAGTAAGACAAAAGGCAAAGGTAGAAGTGGAAACACCAAGTGGAAAGAATCCTTTCCAAGAAGTTTTATTCCAAGGAAATACTTTGGCAGAATCTTGGCAAACTTGTATGAAAGATTTGAATGTAGCTTCTCAAAAAGGAATGGTAGAAATGTTCGACTCGAATATTGGAGCTGGAACGATTTTAATGCCATTTGGAGGAAAATACCAAATGACTCCAAGTGATGTTGCAGTCCAAAAAATTTCAGTCGAAAAAGGACATACGACAACAGCTTCTGCGATTACTTGGGGATACAATCCAAATATATCTTCTTGGTCACCATATCATGGAGCATCCTATGCGGTTGTAGAATCTTTGGCAAAGTTAGTATCTGTTGGAGTAGATTATCGAAAAGTCAGATTGTCTTTCCAAGAATATTTTCAAAAATTAGGAAAGGATGCAAAAAATTGGGGAAAACCTTTTGCTGCTTTACTTGGAAGTTTAGAAGCACAAGAGTCTTTTGGAACTCCGGCAATTGGGGGAAAGGATTCTATGAGTGGAAGTTTCCAAGATTTACATGTTCCACCGACATTGATTTCTTTTGCAGTAGCTCCTGTTTCTATAAAAGAAGTGATTTCTCCGGAATTTAAAAAAGTAGGCTCTCACATTTACCTATTAAAACATCAGGCTTTGGAAAATTCTATGCCGAATTATGAAATCTGTAAGAAAAATTTTACTTGGTTACATGAACAAATTACAGCAGGAAAGGTACTTTCTTGTATGACAATCAAAATGGGTGGAATTGCAGAAGCGTTAACGAAGATGAGCTTTGGAAATCAAATTGGATTGGAATTACAAAATATCGGAGAAGATTTCTTTAAACTGGCTTATGGAAGTTTTATTTTAGAAAGTGAAGAAACCTTAGAGTTTGAAAATTTAGAATACTTAGGAAAAACAATCCAAAAATATCAAATTCATATTTTAGAAAAAGAAACATCTGCTATTTTAGCCGCTGATAAGCTGGAACAAGAATGGCTAAATGTGTTAGCTCCTGTTTTCCCATATGAATACAAAGAAGAAAAGAAAGAAATTTATACTTTGGATACTTATGTGAATACAGAAATTTATCATAGTAAGGATAGAATAGCAAAACCTAGAGTTCTTGTCATGGCATTCCCTGGAACAAACTGTGAATATGATTCTGCAAAGGCATTTCGAGATGCAGGAGCAGATCCACATATTTTAGTTTTTAGAAATTTAAAACCATCTTATATTGAAACTTCCATTGAAGCAATGATACAAGAATTAAAACAAGCACAAATTTTAATGCTACCTGGAGGATTTAGTGCAGGAGATGAGCCGGACGGTTCGGGAAAATTTATTGCAACTGTTTTACAAAATCCAAGAATTATGGCGGAAATTCAAAATTTCCTAGATCGAGATGGATTGATTTTAGGAATTTGTAACGGTTTCCAAGCCTTAATTAAATCCGGTTTATTGCCTTATGGAAAATTAGGAACGGTAACAGAAAATTCTCCAACCTTAACATTCAACAAAATGGGAAGACACGTTTCTCAAATGGTAAGAACCAAAATTGTATCGAATAAGTCACCGTGGCTTTCTTCTTTCCACGTAGGAGATGAATTTATAGTTCCTGTTTCTCATGGAGAAGGAAGATTCTATGTACAAGAAGAAGAATTGAAATCTTTAATTCAAAAAGGACAAATTGTAACACAATATGTAGATTTTGAAGGAAAAGCTACGAATGAGTTCCGTCATACACCGAACGGTTCTACTTGTGCGATTGAAGGAATTGTTTCTCCTGATGGAAGAATTTTAGGAAAAATGGGACATTCTGAAAGAAAGGGAGAAGACTTGTATAAAAATATCCCCGGAAATAAAGTACAAGATATCTTTAGCAATGGAGTAAAATATTTTAAATAA
- a CDS encoding HU family DNA-binding protein, producing the protein MTKKEFVAALAKKAEVTGKEADKMVKCFLELVEESLVAGNDVKFIGFGSWETKKREARKLRNPQTGKEMKIAAKRVVKFKVGKALADKVAAKK; encoded by the coding sequence ATGACAAAAAAAGAATTTGTAGCAGCATTAGCTAAAAAAGCAGAAGTAACTGGAAAAGAAGCGGACAAAATGGTAAAATGTTTCTTAGAATTAGTAGAAGAAAGTTTAGTAGCCGGAAATGATGTAAAATTTATTGGATTCGGTTCTTGGGAAACTAAAAAAAGAGAAGCTCGAAAATTAAGAAACCCACAAACTGGAAAAGAAATGAAAATTGCAGCTAAAAGAGTTGTAAAATTCAAAGTTGGAAAAGCTTTAGCTGATAAAGTAGCTGCTAAAAAATAA
- a CDS encoding M42 family metallopeptidase: MKRVLEMTKAFTNAFGAPGFEDDVLEEIKKQIPDMKWERDSINNLFIYFSEKEKQKPTVLLDCHSDEVGFMIEHINDNGSLRFLPLGGWHIGNIPAMSVIIKNSQGEYIPGVVASKPPHFMTEEERSRLPKLSELSIDIGTSSYEETVNLYGIEIGNPVVPDVNFSYDEKIGIMRAKAFDNRLGAVAAIEVLKQFQEMGKMLDVNLVVSISSQEEVGLRGAQVAAQRIQPDFVIVFEGSPADDSFQSGREAKGKLRGGVQLRALDAAMVSNPRVLEFAKRIAREKQIPFQMIVREKGSTNGGKYHITGRGIPTLVLGIPTRYAHTSYCYASLLDTKAAIDLAREVIEELNQEKIETF; encoded by the coding sequence ATGAAACGAGTATTAGAAATGACAAAGGCTTTTACCAATGCTTTTGGAGCACCTGGCTTTGAAGATGATGTATTGGAAGAAATAAAAAAACAAATTCCAGACATGAAATGGGAAAGAGATTCTATCAATAACTTATTCATTTATTTTTCAGAAAAAGAAAAACAAAAGCCAACAGTCCTTTTGGATTGTCATAGTGATGAAGTTGGATTTATGATAGAACATATCAATGATAATGGAAGTTTACGTTTTCTTCCTTTGGGAGGTTGGCATATAGGAAATATTCCAGCGATGTCAGTGATTATTAAAAATAGTCAAGGAGAATATATTCCTGGTGTTGTAGCAAGCAAACCACCTCATTTTATGACGGAAGAAGAAAGAAGTAGATTACCGAAATTATCAGAATTGAGTATTGATATCGGAACAAGTTCCTACGAAGAAACTGTAAATCTTTATGGAATAGAAATAGGGAATCCGGTAGTTCCGGATGTGAATTTTTCTTATGATGAAAAAATTGGAATTATGAGAGCAAAGGCTTTTGATAATCGTCTCGGAGCAGTTGCTGCGATTGAAGTGTTAAAACAATTTCAAGAAATGGGGAAAATGTTAGATGTTAACTTGGTCGTTTCTATCAGTTCTCAAGAAGAAGTAGGATTAAGAGGAGCTCAGGTTGCAGCTCAACGAATTCAACCGGATTTTGTCATTGTGTTTGAAGGATCACCTGCAGATGACAGCTTTCAATCCGGAAGAGAAGCAAAAGGTAAATTACGAGGTGGAGTACAATTAAGAGCTTTGGATGCAGCTATGGTGTCTAATCCAAGAGTCTTAGAATTTGCGAAGAGGATTGCTAGAGAAAAGCAAATTCCATTTCAAATGATTGTCCGAGAAAAAGGAAGTACAAATGGAGGGAAATACCATATTACCGGGAGAGGGATTCCTACTTTAGTCTTAGGAATTCCAACAAGATATGCTCATACGAGCTATTGTTATGCTTCTTTGCTTGACACGAAAGCGGCGATTGATTTAGCAAGAGAAGTTATAGAGGAATTGAATCAAGAAAAAATAGAAACTTTTTAA
- a CDS encoding ABC transporter substrate-binding protein — translation MKKWTMSIILCLFSFLLLACGGKEAVEGEKKDTLVYAQISEGKTLDPQDTTEQYSQRSVSLIYSRLVEINEKTGGIDPGLARSWERPNPNEIIFHLRNDVKFSNGYDFTAEDVKFTIERAQSLPKVAHLYKPITEITILDPYTISLKTTEAFAPLLNHLTHKTSSILSKKYYDEVGDKYFENPVGTGPYMLKEWKIGDRLELEANPNYFDGEPSIKHVVFRAIPEESTKVIGLQTDEIDMVGDVEAVSRETIAADDNLALIEGSSVNTIYLGMNTERKIFADKEVRKAISMGVNRDDIVNSLLAGAGQKANSFLAPTVFGYSKDSKVYEYNPEEAKKIIAEKGLVGSKIKIAVSNSQLRSQMAEIIQAQLKEIGLEVSIENLEWGTFLSATANGDVDMFILGWGPSTYDGDYGLFPNFHSSQKGGEGNRSQYANPKMDQLLEDARKEMDVEKRRSLYIEATDLINEEAVVLPLYYPLTSVGYNKALKGVEAESYPMIHKYSY, via the coding sequence ATGAAAAAATGGACTATGTCAATCATCTTATGTTTATTTAGTTTTTTACTATTGGCTTGTGGAGGAAAAGAAGCTGTTGAAGGGGAAAAGAAAGATACTTTAGTGTATGCTCAAATTTCGGAAGGAAAAACCTTGGATCCACAAGATACTACGGAACAATATTCTCAAAGATCAGTAAGTCTTATTTATAGTCGTTTGGTAGAAATCAATGAAAAGACAGGAGGGATAGATCCGGGATTAGCAAGATCTTGGGAAAGACCAAATCCAAATGAAATTATTTTTCATTTACGAAATGATGTAAAATTTAGTAATGGTTATGATTTTACAGCGGAAGATGTAAAATTTACGATTGAAAGAGCTCAAAGTTTACCAAAGGTAGCTCATCTATATAAGCCAATCACAGAGATTACTATTTTGGATCCTTATACTATTTCTTTAAAAACAACAGAGGCATTTGCTCCATTGTTAAATCACTTAACACATAAAACCTCATCTATTTTAAGTAAAAAATATTATGATGAAGTTGGAGATAAGTATTTTGAAAATCCTGTTGGAACAGGACCATACATGTTAAAAGAATGGAAAATAGGGGATAGATTGGAATTAGAAGCAAATCCTAATTACTTTGATGGAGAACCTAGTATCAAACATGTGGTCTTTAGAGCAATTCCAGAAGAAAGCACAAAAGTAATTGGTCTACAAACCGATGAAATTGATATGGTTGGAGATGTAGAAGCCGTTTCTAGAGAAACTATTGCAGCAGATGATAATTTAGCTCTTATTGAAGGAAGCTCTGTGAATACTATTTATTTAGGAATGAATACAGAAAGAAAGATTTTTGCAGATAAAGAAGTGAGAAAAGCAATTTCTATGGGAGTAAACCGAGACGACATTGTCAATTCTTTATTAGCCGGAGCAGGACAAAAAGCAAATTCATTCTTAGCACCGACAGTATTTGGATATTCTAAAGACAGCAAAGTGTATGAATACAATCCGGAAGAAGCAAAGAAAATTATTGCAGAAAAAGGTTTGGTAGGAAGTAAAATTAAAATTGCAGTAAGTAACAGTCAATTACGAAGTCAAATGGCAGAAATTATTCAAGCTCAATTAAAAGAAATCGGTTTGGAAGTAAGTATTGAAAACTTAGAATGGGGAACTTTCTTATCTGCTACTGCGAATGGTGACGTTGATATGTTTATCTTAGGATGGGGACCTTCTACTTATGATGGAGATTATGGTTTATTCCCTAACTTCCATAGTAGCCAAAAAGGTGGAGAAGGAAATCGTTCTCAATATGCAAATCCAAAAATGGATCAATTATTGGAAGATGCCCGTAAAGAAATGGATGTAGAAAAGAGAAGAAGTTTATATATTGAAGCAACTGATTTAATCAATGAAGAAGCTGTTGTGCTTCCGCTATATTATCCTTTAACAAGTGTTGGATATAACAAGGCATTAAAAGGAGTAGAAGCGGAATCATATCCTATGATACATAAATATTCTTACTAA